In Phoenix dactylifera cultivar Barhee BC4 unplaced genomic scaffold, palm_55x_up_171113_PBpolish2nd_filt_p 000816F, whole genome shotgun sequence, one genomic interval encodes:
- the LOC103698847 gene encoding uncharacterized protein LOC103698847 — MMQTSSSRRETRSENRHGLKKNVGCMSGIFHLLSRHHHNRSRKRLPSARKKEETVISLPLPEKRPPTVPQANEGKKRETSRAITPEKAVVVPELRRHSCEVPRSPTVPPEIRRSISTASPDSPRRPPALVARLMGLEDVPVSSPESAAEKRRKLLGALEKCDEDLKALKRIIEAVRFAEVRVKAVAAVGSVEQITVGAVKGLAGLQDLDSGDSRIEEEAKCSEINGEQPSPVSVLDAISSPRYRSKRPDNEKQCGSTIAAVGSKIVKPLRTSVFSLGDGRQYKKLRVSDESCSFFHRIATEGLPRLSEWKDGKVVEDSGVARRRLEGGQRRWWQRRTQAMVDSVGEVWEDGVWEERWELGRVGVGLEGYIFGDLVEEVVMDLLGCCFNLSLPFGTCKKRLCF, encoded by the exons ATGATGCAGACGTCGTCATCTCGCCGTGAAACCAGATCGGAAAACCGCCACGGTCTCAAGAAGAACGTTGGATGCATGTCTGGTATATTCCATCTCCTCTCCCGCCACCACCACAACCGCTCACGCAAACGCTTGCCGTCAG CTCGAAAGAAGGAGGAAACCGTTATATCATTGCCGTTACCGGAGAAACGACCACCTACGGTGCCGCAAGCAAATGAAGGAAAGAAGAGGGAGACGAGCCGTGCCATCACGCCGGAGAAGGCCGTTGTCGTCCCGGAGCTCCGGCGGCACTCGTGCGAGGTGCCAAGAAGTCCAACAGTGCCGCCGGAGATCCGGCGGTCGATATCCACTGCATCTCCTGACAGCCCGCGGCGGCCGCCGGCACTGGTTGCGAGGCTGATGGGACTGGAGGATGTCCCGGTGAGCTCGCCGGAGTCGGCCGCCGAAAAACGGAGGAAGCTCCTCGGCGCGCTGGAGAAGTGCGACGAAGATTTAAAGGCGTTGAAGCGGATCATCGAGGCCGTCCGATTTGCAGAGGTGCGGGTAAAGGCAGTGGCAGCCGTTGGATCGGTGGAACAGATCACAGTCGGCGCGGTGAAAGGTCTGGCAGGGCTGCAAGATTTGGACAGCGGAGATTCCAGGATAGAGGAGGAGGCGAAATGCTCCGAGATTAACGGCGAGCAGCCCAGCCCCGTTTCGGTTCTCGACGCGATATCGTCTCCTCGGTATCGGTCGAAGAGACCCGATAATG AAAAACAATGTGGCTCCACAATTGCAGCTGTTGGATCAAAGATCGTGAAGCCTTTGCGTACGAGCGTCTTCTCTTTAG GAGATGGTCGACAATACAAGAAGCTGAGGGTTAGTGACGAGAGCTGTTCCTTCTTCCATCGAATTGCTACCGAAGGGCTGCCGCGGTTATCCGAGTGGAAGGACGGCAAGGTTGTGGAGGATTCTGGAGTGGCGAGAAGGAGACTGGAGGGTGGCCAGCGGCGGTGGTGGCAGAGGAGAACCCAGGCAATGGTGGATAGTGTGGGTGAGGTGTGGGAGGATGGTGTGTGGGAGGAGAGGTGGGAGCTGGGGAGAGTTGGCGTGGGGTTAGAGGGCTACATCTTTGGCGATTTGGTAGAGGAGGTTGTGATGGACCTGTTGGGTTGTTGTTTTAACCTCTCACTGCCATTTGGGACATGTAAGAAGAGGCTTTGCTTCTAG